The following nucleotide sequence is from Streptomyces sp. NBC_00239.
GAGACCAGGGCGCCGCGCGCGTGCGCGGCCGACAGCGCCTCCAGTACGGCCGGGGCCGGCGGGGTTCGGAAGTCCGCCCAGGGCAGGGCGAGTACGAGATCGGCGTCGGCCAGCCGGTCGAGCCCGTGCTCGACCGCGACGGGCACCCCGACGTCGGTCCGCACCTGCCCCGGCCGGTCGGTGCACAGCGCGAAGTCGAAGCGGGGCAGCCCGGCGCGCGCGGCGAACACCTCGGCGGCCAGGCCCACGGCGAGCATGCCGACGCCGTGCGGGGCGTAGGCGGCGATGGTCACGAAAGACGACATCGGCCGAGTGTGGCACGCGTGGCACGTTTCCTGCGATCAGTGGCAGAAGGGCCACTCGTCGCCGCGGTGCCCGACCGGCAGGATTCGAGTCATGACAGACGCACCGACCGGCCGCAGCGCCGCGTACACGATCCTCACCACCGGCTACACCCTCTCCACCGGCCCGGGAGTCGCGGCCACCGTCTCGTACGTCACTGACGGCGACCGGCACGTGATCGTCGACCCCGGCATGGTGGCGAGCCGCGACCGGATCCTGGGCCCGCTCGCCGAACTGGGCCTCGGCCCCGACGACATCACCGATGTGGTGCTCAGCCACCACCACCCGGACAACACCATGAACGTCGGCCTGTTCGGCGAGGCCCGGGTCCACGACCACAAGGCGATCTACGAGCGCGACCAGTGGACGGACCGCGACGCGGAAGGCTACGAACTCGGCCCGTCCCTGCGCCTGATCCGCACCGCGGGGCACAGCCCGGAGGACATCACGCTGCTGGCGGGCACCGCCGAGGGCGTGGTGGCGTTCGTCGGCGACCTGTGGTGGCGCCCCAACGGCCCGGTGCACGACCCGGTGGCTCCGGACCACGACGTCCTGAGGGCCTCCCGGCT
It contains:
- a CDS encoding MBL fold metallo-hydrolase; translation: MTDAPTGRSAAYTILTTGYTLSTGPGVAATVSYVTDGDRHVIVDPGMVASRDRILGPLAELGLGPDDITDVVLSHHHPDNTMNVGLFGEARVHDHKAIYERDQWTDRDAEGYELGPSLRLIRTAGHSPEDITLLAGTAEGVVAFVGDLWWRPNGPVHDPVAPDHDVLRASRLRVLAAADLIVPGHGGPFKADDTAPL